The Larus michahellis chromosome 8, bLarMic1.1, whole genome shotgun sequence nucleotide sequence cagggaCAGGCACACGCCGTGCGCAGCCAACAGCATCTGCCCGGAGAGGTAAATCCCACCCGGCACCATGGAAAGGAAGGGGCATGAGCTGCTTCACCCAGTGGAAAATAACctcagagcagggcaggagcccaGCGGGGTCCATCCACCTGGGGTTAGAGCTTGGCAAGAGGAGCTGCCACTTTCCCTGCAGAGGGGGAGAGGGACGAGGGTGCTgccgctgccgggggctgcgAAACACAGCACTGCgcagggggaggctgggctggtcAAACCGATGTATTATCCCTCGTGGGATACGTAGGACAGGCCACGCAGGGTGCAGGGAAGAGCTCGTGTCAAAGAGCTGTCACCATTAAGATTAATAAAATTcatctgaaatctttttttcctaaaccaaTTTTGAGAACTCCTGAGATGGGGATCTACCAATTCAGAGGAAAGTGAGACCCAAACCAAGGGCAGTCtctgcaggggagggggcagcaggtGCCCCTTCCCTGGTGCCCCCCACGGCCACAGCTCAAGGGGTTGTGCAGAGATTTGTACCCGCTGGTGCATGACCAGCCCGGACACCGAGACCCACAGCAGCATCCCGTGTGGCACCGTGGCTGCAGCGGGAGATGCTCAGCCAGGCCAGACCCCGttgagcagcagcaccaggggcACTGCCACAACCGGGGACACCGCTCCCGTGAGCCCCGGGGAGCCACCAACCTCTGCAGCCCCAACACAACCCCCTGGGAAAGGGTGGCATTGCAGTGGAGAACACCAAGGACAGCCTGTgccccctgctcctgcagccccctcggggcTCCTCCTTGCCCAGGTGACAAGGGGACAGCGTGACGCCTGCTCCCACCCCGGGGAACCCAGAGCCACCCTACTGTGGGCAGCACATCTCCCATGGTCCCTGCAGCACAACAGGCAGGAGGCAGCACGaatcctcctggaagctgcacacaAGAAGCACTAACAtaatttctgcccttttttccccttttttggcAATTCTGGCGTGTGTGgcaaggcagggatggggcagcgcATCAGcacccccgggcagccccccagcccggcAGCCACTGTGGGCGCCGGAGCAACTGCCACCAGCCCTTTTAGTGACTTGCCACCCAAACACGCTGAAGTTTAGGGTTAAATTACACGTTGCCAGATTTGGGAACTGAAAAGCAGATTTTGGCTCCTGCCGGCGCCCAAGCGGCTCAGCTGATCGCgagggttttgtttgtgttgcCAGAGCAGTGGCACCGGGGGAGAGCCGCGCTGAGCCGCCCTGCGCCTCCGGCTCTGAATGAGCCCTTTTGCTAGACACAGCCCTAATCCCTGCCGACACGCTCCTCCTGCACACTGCCACGGGGCACAGGGCGGGCACCACGGCCGGGACCCTTGgcgtgtcctgcagagccagcgCGGGACGTGCTGTGCCCAGAGCACGAGGCCCCAGCAAGGCCACATTGCGGGGCAGGGCAGCACCatgcaggagggagctggagcatccctgctccgTCCCCGTCACCCGGTACCCATGGGTACCCAGTCCCCTGGTGCTTACAcacaggaggcagggcaggagcctATTTTTGGGGCAGTTTGTGCCCACGCTGTCCCCTGTGCTCATGTCCCTACGTGAAAAACATGCCTTATGCTCAGCGCTGCACCTGCTGTGCTGCAGGGGACAAACACAGCACCCGCTCcttgccctgcctgtccctgctgcatTTCCATCCCGCCCGGCCCTGGATGCTCCTggcagctccagcacagcccagcagggttgtgccaggctggggatggctgccagcccagggctcaCCTCTGATGGGTGCACGGGAAGAGAGGGGAGATCCACGGCCCCCAGGCACGGGGCAGGCGGGAGCAGGGAGCCCAGCACCCAGGAAGGCCATAAATATGCAAAGTGCTAATCATGCTGTCATGGGAACACAGCGCCTGATCGGAACGGGGATAAATATTTAGACAGACGCTGTCAGCTCGCCAGGATTTGGCGTTTTTAATATATGTTATCTTATTTAAAGAACAGGTTTCCAGGGCTTGAGCATCCCTGGCACAGGCCAGGCGAGGGCAGGCGGAATGGGCATACGCCAGCAGTGGGGCACAGCACCGAGGGGTGATGAGGGGCAGCCACGATTCTGTGTCCCTGTGCCGACAGGAGATCCCTTCGCAGCGAGGGCTCGGCTGATTGATGCCGCTGGTCCAACCCAGCATCTCGCCGCTAGCACCCGCTATATTTATTAATTTGACATCTTCCACTGACAACCCtttggggacagggctggcatAGTCCCTCGGAGGCTGGGAAGAGCCCATGGCTCCTCACAACCAGACAGCCTGACTCAACTCTCTTAGCAGCTGCTGTGTGAGGAGGGGGCTGGGCCCTCGACCCCTCCCCTGCCTCCACGCAGCCCACATGGGTTTTGCTTCCAGCTCCCGgaaaccagcccagctccctgcttACCTTCGCGAGCCAGGAGAGGAGAATGGAAGCAAACCCAAACCTCAGCCTGGAGAGAGCAGGGTCACAGGGAGGACAGAGATGGGGTGGCAGGTGCTGACCGCAGCCCACGGGCCAGTGGAGAGGGTTTTGGGTGCCACCGCGGGGTCTGCATGCTGCCCGGCTGCCCACCGCCCCGCTCCAGCATTCCCCAGCCATTGCCATGCCAAACCCTCGCTCCCGTCGGCGACGACGGTGCGGCCGTGGGAAGAGTGACGCCGCTCCGTGCACACTCATGTGCACGCTCACGCGCTTCCAGAGCCTTCCTCGGTCAGCCCAGAAGAGAATGTCCCTGTCCCTCGCACCCAGCCCGGGTGTCCCCCGTGGGATGAGCTACCCGTCGCCAGGGGCCACGGCATTGCAGCCCCATGGCTAGGGGCTTCTGCGTGGGAAGGCTGCAGACCGTCCCCCCCCGCAGGACTACAGCCCCCACGGCAGCAGGAGGGGACTGCTCCCCTGGCCCCCGGACAGAGGTGTCCCCTGTTCCCGCTCCGGGACGCTGGGGCACACCCAGCACAACCCttgggcatggggaggggggggctttCCGCATCCCACCCAGCCCAATGCGCTGCCGGGGCTCCACCCGCAAGCCTGGGGCACCCCGAGCCGCGTTCCCCCGCGCCACGGTACCCCTCgggcatccctgcatcccacgGCAACCTGCAGGCTCCGCTGGGCATCCCTGCGGCACCGGTCCCCACTGCGGCACCGGGCATccccccgagcatccctgcatccGCCCGGGCATCCCTGCATCCGcccgagcatccctgcatccgcccgagcatccctgcggcaccgggcatccctgcatccccgtTCCCTTCTGCGGCCCCGAGCATCCCCGGCCCTTACCGGCAGGTGCGGGGCCGCCGCGGGCACGGCCGGGAGCGGACGCGGGCGCggaccgccgccgccgctccgctctTAAAGGGCCCGGGCGGCGCCGGTGCCGCGGGCGCTGCGGCGGTGCGGCGCGGGGCCGAGGCCGAGCGgcaagggaggagggatgctccggCTCCCGCTACCCGCCGTGCGCAGCGGGGCGGCACCGGCAGGGCGGGGACGGTGCCACACGCCCCAGTGCGACACCCGCACGGCGGGGGACACCGGCACAGGGCGGAGACGCCGCTCTCCCTGCCTCGGGGTGGCACCGACCCAGAGGGTTGGCCGTGCCCTGTGTGTGCCAGGTGTGTGCCCGCCCCGTGTGCCCGGTGCCCGCCCGGTGCCCGACCTCCCCGCCGTGCTCGGCGCTGCACAACCGCCCTCGGCGCtgcgccccctggcggcgcggCTGGAACCGGgctcccgctcccgccccccccctcctccccgtgccCCGTGGTCTcgcctcacccccccccccactccccgcacGTTAGTAtcgcccgccgccgcgctcgtGCGCATGCGCCCTCCGGCGGACGAGGCTGCGCGCTGAGGCGGGGCGCCGTGCGCATGcgcagccgcagccccggggtCCCGGCGCATGCGCAGAGCGAGCCGTGCCCCAGCGCCGGCCGCGGCCGCCGGTACCGGCAGAGAGCGGGGGAGGGGCGGGCTCCGGGCTCCCCCGCGGGACCAGTgcacggggggggggcgggcgtgggcagggaccgggaccgggaccgggtgAAGGcgtgggggggaagaggggctgaacgggccccggcggcggcaccATGAACGCCGCGCAGGGCACGGTGGGCAGCGACCCCGTTATCCTGGCCACGGCCGGCTACGACCACACGGTGCGGTTCTGGCAGGCGCACAGCGGCATCTGCACCCGCACCGTCCAGCACCAGGACTCCGTATCCTTCaccggggcccggcggggccgcTCCCCCGCCCCACCGGCACCGTTAGCTCGGTGTCACCCCCCGCGGTTGGGAGCACCCTGTCTCACCGGGCGGGTCCCGGCCGCTGCTTCTTCTTACCGACCTTAACGGGCGCCTGCAGCAGGTGAACGCGCTGGAGATCACACCAGACCGGAGCATGATCGCTGCCGCAGGTGAGCCCACCCGGCCCCCTGCCGccccgggcaccggcaccgggcagGGGGACGGTGGTCACCCCCTGCCCGGTCCTGTCTGCAGGCTACCAGCACATACGCATGTACGATCTCAACTCCAACAACCCCAACCCCGTCATTAACTACGACGGCGTGAGCAAGAACATCACCTCCGTGGGCTTCCACGAGGACGGGCGGTGGATGTACACGGGGGGGGAGGACTGCATGGCCAGGATCTGGGACCTGAGGTGGGTGTCCCCCCTCCAGCAGCGCCCCAGAGGTGGCGGAGCTGATTGCACGCTGTTAAACATGCTCCTTTCGCACCATTTTGTTGCAGGTCTCGTAACCTCCAGTGTCAGCGGATTTTCCAGGTGAACGCTCCTATTAACTGTGTCTGCCTGCACCCCAACCAGGTGAGCACTGGCTCCTCCGCGatttcccagctcctgctttGCCGTGCCTCCTCCAGGTAGACCTGAGGGGCTGCGGAGTCTTACTCTGGCAAATGCGGCAAAAAatctggggctgggagagggtggcCTTCCTGGTGGCACAGCCCCGCGAGCTCTTGGTGGCGTTGCTGGACAAGCAGCCGCCAGCTTCCCGCACCCAGGCTGCTGCTAGGAGCTTTGGGTCAGTGTGGGAACACAGCCCGCGTGTCACAGGAGCTGCCACGGCAGACACCAACGTTGCTTTGTGCGGTGGAGGAAACCTCCCCGAGCAGCGGCGCTGGGAGCGAGCAGGTACCGCGGGCTCACGTTGTGCCTGCAGCAGGCATCCATGCTGCAGCCCGCGGGCTTTGTCCGCTGAGCTCGTTTGCCAGCTGGCGTGTTTGTGCTAATTACCTGGTGGCTGTTGCAAAGGGAGAGCGTAGCGGCTGCGCTGAGCCTCTCATCCCGTAGGAGGGGACACTCCTTTGGGGCCATCTCTGTCCCAAGAACATAACCAAGGGGATGTGATGGGAGTGGAACGGGTGGCACAGCGTGGGCTGGGAAGCTTGAGGGTGGCACCGCTGCGAAGAAAAAGCATCTCAGGGCCAGTGGCGCCCGTTACCTTTAGGACTTTGGTCAGATTTGCTCAAGATTCTCCCGTCGGTTCAGACGCTGTTGATAAACAGGGGGATGGCAGGGGCTTGGGAAACGAGGCTGAAAGGGAGCGCGGTGCATTAGAGGGGACGGCGGTGAAAATCAATACGTATCATTGCAGTGTTAATAAGCCGTCTGGTCCATTTTGTATTCACGGCGCTGCAGGGTTTGATTGCAGACATGGCAGTGTGAACCTTGTGAAAAGCTGACTAATAGAAACGTTTCTTTGTGCATTTGATTTTGCAAGGTTTAATTTTGCAAGTCCAGCATTTCAGACCAGATTTGAGATCAATCTTTGGACCAGAGTTTACCCAAATGCTGCTGATGCTCCTATAGTGCTGCGTTGTGAGAATGTATTGCGTTAAAACAAATGCTGTTGTACATACATCTTACATGTGACATAATCACTAACGAAGATGCTGCCGCGTTGCAGAAGTGTTGGTTTGTGAGCAGAACACAGTAAACGAGTCCAAAGGTGGCAGTATTTATTCAGATAACTCTGGATTGCTCTGCAGTCTCCTGCTTCAGCATTGCTCATCCAGTTATCCGAGAGAGATTTCTCATGGCCTGGGAAAAGCCGTGATGGCTTTAGCAATTGCACTTACACCTGTAAAGAGCGGGCTAAGGACTGAGGTGTCCAGAAGATGCTTCTGCGCTGCGCAGTCAGCTAAATGTATCGAGCGATGGTTGTCTTCCTCAGAAAAAAGCCTTTGATCACAGGTACAGGATTAGCTGTGCCTGATGACCTGATCTCCTCTAGGGATTCTGCTAAAAATACGGACAGTGCAAGACTGTCGATAAAAGCCCTGGTTTTAGTGGAGAGCCGCCAGCATTATCTTGTGCTCTGAGCACAGGATCGGAGCCAGAACTCCTGCCCTTCAGCTGGCTCTTGTCCTTCCCctgagaaggggagagagagaaaaatccatttaGGCTTGTGTTTTTCAGGTATCTGTACACTCTTGAGTGCTTCAGTTGTTCACTGGCCAACTCATGTCTTAATGCCCGCTTCTCAGACGTGCTGAAAATAATTTGGCTTCTGTGGATGTTGTTTGGAGCTGTAGCGGTTCTGGaaatcaggcagccgctgtctgCTCTGGGGTTTATAAAATTAGCAAACACTTCTGGAAAGGTAAACAGCCTTTTTGCAGAGTGTAACGTGAGATTAGCGCTCTGATGGCTCTCAGCGTACAGGAGTGGTCATCAGGCTGCTGGAGCTCTGAAACAGCCTTGTGCTGGGGAAATAAATAGGCAAAACAGGACCCTGATGCTTAAAACCAGAGCAGGGCTCCACGCGGTGCTGCACGGGCACAATCTGGGCATCGGCTTGGGGCTGCTGCTCGTGGGGTTCTCAGAGAGACGaggctgctgttttcctgcaggCAGAGCTAATTGTGGGTGATCAGAGCGGTGCCATTCACATCTGGGACCTGAAGACAGACCACAACGAGCAGCTGATTCCAGAGCCCGAAGTTTCCGTGAATTCAGTTCACATCGACCCCGATGCCAGTTACATGGCGGCTGTCAACAGCTCGGTGAGCTCCGATGGCCTCGAACGCGGGATAGGATTTACGGTGCTCCggcagctgctgggctgtgcCTCCCGTGGGCAGAGGCAGATGGTTTGCACGTACCAGCTTTGCCCTGGCTTTGCTGTGCCGCGGTTGGACGTGGACAGACTGGGTTGCTTTTGGGTGGGTGACCACCAGCCCCGGCCACACATCCCCCTGTCTCGCCGCAGGGAAATTGCTACGTGTGGAACCTGACGGGCGGCATTGGAGAGGAGGTGACCCAGCTGATCCCCAAGACCAAGATCCCAGCTCACAACCGCTATGCCCTTCAGTGCAAGTTCAGCCCCGACTCCACGTGAGTGTGTGCCAGCCCCTCACCTAGCTTTCCTGGCAGGCAGAGACCAGCTGTGCCTCCAGCTGTTGGCTGATGCTGGTTCCACATGGGACCATGCAGATTCCCCAGGGAGGAGCGGGACAGGACACACTGGGACTGGGTTGCTGTCAGGGGCATCCCAGCTTCGTGCACCGGAATTTCGGTGAGCTTTGCTGCCACGAGCTGTTCTTACACCTGGGATCGAATTGCTGATCTCGGAGAGCAAAGTGGTGAATTCTGCGTACTCCCTCACTGAGTCTGGCTTGAATCTCGTAAGGCAGATGACATAGGTGTAAAGAAATCTCATCACAATGAATGCAGGTCTCCAGTTGATTACTGCTCCAGGCCCCCATTAACAAGAGGCCCTTAGGTGGACAGCGTGACTAATAAGGTTGCCCTCACATTTCTCTTCCTTGCAGGCTCTTGGCTACATGTTCTGCAGATCAAACTTGTAAGATCTGGAGGACTTCAAACTTCTCTCTGATGACAGAGCTGAGCATTAAGAGCAATAACCCAGGGGAAACGTCCCGGGGCTGGATGTGGGACTGCGCGTTCTCCGGGGACTCCCAGTACATCGTCACAGGTGAGGTGCTGCTGCACTCCTGCCCTTGGCCCACCGCTTGATTTGGGCTATGCCAggcccccagcagcagggccTGCACTAGCACAGGGCTTAGCGGTTTCTCTAACTGGGACATTGCCAAATGCTGGTGCACCAGTATGTGCGAGGAGACAACACCCAGCCTCGCGCCTGCAGCGCAGTCTGGTAACTCCCATAAGCATTTTGCCTGTGCTACAATAGGGCATCTGTTTAAACTGGAGAGATGATCTTCCTGTGTGCACTTTATTTCACCTGGTAGCAGCGCTGCTTGCCGTACGCAGCATGACAATCCCTTCAAAACATGTAATTTCCACAGTAACTTctctttgaaataattaaaatcttacGTAATACAGAAATGCGCTAAGCTTGCTCCCTTACCCGTCATCAACAGCCCTAATAATGGTGTTGAATGAAGCAGGAGAGAAGTcttagaataataaaataaaagtttaaaggGTAATGCAATACATCCCACTCCTCTCTTCCGTTTCTGTTCCAGCCTCCTCTGATAACTTGGCCAGACTTTGGTGTGTGGAGACGGGAGAGATCAAGAGGGAATACAGCGGCCACCAGAAAGCAGTCGTCTGCCTTGCTTTCAATGACAGCGTGTTGGGATAACGGTCACGTGTGGGAAGGAAAGGACATCTGCTTGTTTTCCCTTGTCTTACAGTGGCAAGGACCCTCTCTGGAGCCCGAGACATGCACTTGTAACCGTCCCCTCCTCTGATGGAGAGGGCTCGGTCTCTGGCAGAAGCAGCTGCATCTGCTTGGAGTGAGACCAGGCTTCAGCTCCGAGCAGATCATTACCGAAACGCGTGTGGCCTCTAAGGGAGGCCGCTTGGACAAAAGGGAATGGGAGAGGGAGGCACAGCCCCACTGAGGGGAGCTGGGTATGGTTCGGCTGGAGGAATCCCTGTGGCATCGGCTGCTGACAGCTTTGTGTTGTTCTTGTAccccaaagtggaaaaaaaaaaaaataccagcctTTCTACGTGACGGCATTGGCTGAGCAaagagaggaaaggcagctgTTGTCTTGTTTTGCAATCCCTTTATTCAAAGTGTATTTCACAGACTTGGAGAGCTGCACTCTTATAAAGCCAACCACCCCCAACAAATGTAATAACCTTGTGTTGAACAGGGCCTGTAGCCACAAAACACTAGCTGCTCCACGTGATTCCTCTAGGCCTGGGTCTCCTAATACCTACGAACAAGATGCAGCCCTGGAGCACAGCTGCAAATAAAGTGTCTGTACTGACAGTGCTGAGCCGAGTCCTGTTATTTTTCTAAGCTC carries:
- the MLST8 gene encoding target of rapamycin complex subunit LST8, translating into MNAAQGTVGSDPVILATAGYDHTVRFWQAHSGICTRTVQHQDSQVNALEITPDRSMIAAAGYQHIRMYDLNSNNPNPVINYDGVSKNITSVGFHEDGRWMYTGGEDCMARIWDLRSRNLQCQRIFQVNAPINCVCLHPNQAELIVGDQSGAIHIWDLKTDHNEQLIPEPEVSVNSVHIDPDASYMAAVNSSGNCYVWNLTGGIGEEVTQLIPKTKIPAHNRYALQCKFSPDSTLLATCSADQTCKIWRTSNFSLMTELSIKSNNPGETSRGWMWDCAFSGDSQYIVTASSDNLARLWCVETGEIKREYSGHQKAVVCLAFNDSVLG